The Sulfolobus sp. A20 genomic interval GCTGCTACTGGACAAACGTTTACACACGCCATACAAAATATACATGCTTGTTCATTGACTGGATCAGCTTTTTTCTCTGAAGCTGGATGGCCTGGAGTATCAAACCATTGGAATACGTTAACTGGGCATGCAGTAATACACGAGCCGTCTGCTATACATAAATCAAAATCCACTCCCACTATCGTTCCATGTATACCTAATTTTCCTGGAGGTTCTACTGGACC includes:
- the zfx1 gene encoding zinc-containing ferredoxin Zfx1, encoding MGIDPNYRTSRQVVEEHSGHKVYGPVEPPGKLGIHGTIVGVDFDLCIADGSCITACPVNVFQWFDTPGHPASEKKADPVNEQACIFCMACVNVCPVAAIDVKPP